The region ACGCGGCCTCGAATTCCGCGCGGTCCAGGCCCCGGCCGATCACCACGAGTTCGGACGTGCCGTCACCAGCCTCCCAGGCGTCGGCGGTGAACAGGTCCCGCACCGCCTGGAACAGGATGCGCTGCGGGTAGCCGAACAGATCCAGGAACCCCTTGGCGCGCAGCACCTCCGCCGGGCGGGACAGCAGGTAGTCGGTCATGAAGCGCTGCCACGCGTACGGGTCCAGGGGGCGCTCCGCGCGCAGCGTGAAGGACTTCAGGCCCGGCGTGTGCGCCGCGCGGATATCCACGCCGTCCAGCACGCGCGGGTCGAAATCGTCGCGGGCCAGCAGCGCTTCCGCGTCGACCTGCCCCTGCTCCACTCGTTTGATGTCGGCCAGGGGATTCACGCCGCGCAGCACGCCCTGCGCGTGGTCCAGCAGGGCCGGGTCGGCGAGGTCGGTCTTGTTCAGCACGACCACGTTCGCGTACGCCAGTTGCCGCGCCGCCTCCGGATGCTCCCGCAGCGTCTGCAGGGCGTGCCGGGCGTCCACGACCGCCACGAGCGTCGTCACGCGGAACGCCGCGCGCACCGACCGTTCCAGCAGCGTCGTCAGGACCGGCGTCGGGTCCGCCACGCCGGACAGTTCCACGATCACCGCGTCCGGCTTCTGTTCGCGCATGGCGATCGTCACCAGCGCCCGCAGCAGATCATCCCGGCCCGTGCAGCACAGGCACCCGGCCGTCAGTTCCGTCACGTCGTCCTGCAGCCGCTCGATCAGGCTGCCGTCCACGCCCTGCGCGCCGAACTCGTTCACGATCACACCCAGCCGGTGCGGCAGCGACCGGATCAGGTGATTCACCAGCGTCGTCTTCCCGGCCCCCAGAAAGCCGCCCACCACCACCACAGGAATCCGGTCATCCGGCCGCGCACTCGTCATGCCGCGCAGCATACGAGGTGACCGGCGCGGGAAATGGAACGGGGAAGGCGGGACTCCTCACACGGATTCCGTCTGTTTCGTTGACAACCCGGCAGTGCACCGGGTTGCCAACTCCACGCCCGGAATCCGTTTCTCTCCTGCTCGCTCCGCTCGGGTTGGACGGTTTTACAAACCGTTCAACCGGAGTCCGTATCACAGGTGCGGGCTCGCCGGTGGCGTAGCCTCGCCCGTATGCCTGCCCCGAGTCCGTCCGTGTTGCGCCGCCTGTACGGGCTGCTCAGTCCGTACAGGCGCACGGTGACCGTGGGGTTGCTGCTGTTGCTGGGGAGCGTGGCGGCGGAACTGTACCCGCCGCTCGTGTGGATTCGCGTGGTGGATCACGGCATCCCGAACCGCGACTGGACGTTCATCGGGTGGCAACTGGTCCTGCTGGTGGCGGTGTTCGGGGTGCAGCAGGGCCTGTCCGCGTGGCGGGGGCTGCTGCTGGAGCGGGCGGGGCAGGCGTTCACGCGCGACCTGCGCCTGACGCTGTACCGGACGTTGCAGGGGCAGTCGGCGGCGTACTTCGAGGGGCAGCGCACCGGGGACCTGATCGCCCGCGTGACTGGGGACGTGGACGCGCTGCAGGACGTGCTGGTGCGCGGCACGGACGCCGTGCTGGCGAACGCCCTGCGATTGATCGGCGTGATCGGGATCTTCATCGCGCTGCAACCGCTGCTGGGCGTCCTGACGACCCTCCCGATGATCGCCGTGGCACTCATGCTGCGCCGCTACGCGCGCACGGTGCGGCCCGCGTACCGCGCGGCGCGCGCCCGCCTGGGGGACCTGAGCGCGCTGATCACGGACCGCCTGAGCGGCATCCGCGTCGTGCAGGGCTTCGCGCGCGAGGACGCCGAGGCCGAGCGCATCCGCGCCCTGGGCGACGAGTTGTACGCCGAGGGCGTGAAGGCCGTCACCATCCGCAACCGTGCCTTCCCCCGCGCGCGCTTCGTGGGGAACCTGGGGAACGTGATCATGCTGGGCGGCGGCGCGTGGCTGATCATGGCCGGGCAGTTCACGCTGGGTGGCCTGCTCGCGTACCGGGGGTACGGGCGGTACTTCTACGGTCCGATCGACGACCTCGTGAACATCGGTGACCTGCTCCAGCGGGCCGAGGCGAGCGGACGGCGGGTGTTCGAGGTGCTCGACGCGCCCGTCCCCGTGCAGGACCGGCCCGGCGCGCGGCCCCTGCCGCAACCCGTGCAGGGCGAACTTCGCTTCGAGAACGTCACCTTCGGGTACGACCCCGCCCGGCCCATCCTGCGGGACGTCACGCTGCACATCCCCGCCGGGCAGCGCGTCGCCCTCCTCGGCGAGAGCGGGGCGGGCAAGAGCACCCTCCTGGCCCTCGTCACCCGCACCTTCGACCCGCAGCACGGGCGCGTGACGCTCGACGGGCACGACCTGCGCGACCTCACCCTGCGCAGCCTGCGTGAGAACGCCGCCGTCATGGCGCAGGACACCTTCCTGTTCCACGACACCGTGCTGAACAACGTCCGCTACGCCCGCCCGGACGCCACCGACACCGAGGTTGAGGCGGCTCTGCGCGCCGCGCACGCCCACACCTTCGTCCACGCCCTCCCCGAGGGGCTCCAGACGGTCGTGGGGGAACGCGGCGTGCGGCTCAGCGGCGGGCAACGCCAGCGGCTCTCCATCGCCCGCACGCTCCTGGCCCGGCCCAGCCTCCTGCTGCTGGACGAACCCACCAGCGCCGTCGACGCCGAGAGCGAAACCCAGGTCGTCGCCGCGCTGGACGAACTCACGCGCGGCCGCACCGCGCTGATCGTCACGCACCGCCCCAGCCTCGCCCGCACCGCCGACCGCGTCATCGTCCTCGCAGGGGGCGTCATCGTCGAGGACGGCCACCCTGACACCCTCCGCAGACGCGGCGGCGCGTACGCCACGCTGGAACGCCAGATGGGCGGCGATTATGGAACTGATTCAAAACCTATAAATCCTAAGATGGCG is a window of Deinococcus grandis DNA encoding:
- a CDS encoding CobW family GTP-binding protein, translated to MTSARPDDRIPVVVVGGFLGAGKTTLVNHLIRSLPHRLGVIVNEFGAQGVDGSLIERLQDDVTELTAGCLCCTGRDDLLRALVTIAMREQKPDAVIVELSGVADPTPVLTTLLERSVRAAFRVTTLVAVVDARHALQTLREHPEAARQLAYANVVVLNKTDLADPALLDHAQGVLRGVNPLADIKRVEQGQVDAEALLARDDFDPRVLDGVDIRAAHTPGLKSFTLRAERPLDPYAWQRFMTDYLLSRPAEVLRAKGFLDLFGYPQRILFQAVRDLFTADAWEAGDGTSELVVIGRGLDRAEFEAAWAACLTPDPHDLIPD
- a CDS encoding ABC transporter ATP-binding protein: MPAPSPSVLRRLYGLLSPYRRTVTVGLLLLLGSVAAELYPPLVWIRVVDHGIPNRDWTFIGWQLVLLVAVFGVQQGLSAWRGLLLERAGQAFTRDLRLTLYRTLQGQSAAYFEGQRTGDLIARVTGDVDALQDVLVRGTDAVLANALRLIGVIGIFIALQPLLGVLTTLPMIAVALMLRRYARTVRPAYRAARARLGDLSALITDRLSGIRVVQGFAREDAEAERIRALGDELYAEGVKAVTIRNRAFPRARFVGNLGNVIMLGGGAWLIMAGQFTLGGLLAYRGYGRYFYGPIDDLVNIGDLLQRAEASGRRVFEVLDAPVPVQDRPGARPLPQPVQGELRFENVTFGYDPARPILRDVTLHIPAGQRVALLGESGAGKSTLLALVTRTFDPQHGRVTLDGHDLRDLTLRSLRENAAVMAQDTFLFHDTVLNNVRYARPDATDTEVEAALRAAHAHTFVHALPEGLQTVVGERGVRLSGGQRQRLSIARTLLARPSLLLLDEPTSAVDAESETQVVAALDELTRGRTALIVTHRPSLARTADRVIVLAGGVIVEDGHPDTLRRRGGAYATLERQMGGDYGTDSKPINPKMAVPAKS